A single region of the Brachypodium distachyon strain Bd21 chromosome 3, Brachypodium_distachyon_v3.0, whole genome shotgun sequence genome encodes:
- the LOC100833702 gene encoding ABC transporter B family member 14, translated as MATVHDENHPVSLSYFFERSLSLSQHNDTDERRSTGSASPEAKVDEKPFSFFGLLCYADNVDWLLMALGTLGSAIHGMAFPIGYLLLGKALDAFGTNINDQKGMVHALYKVVPYVWYMAIATLPAGMVEISCWIYSSERQLARMRLEFLKSVLNQEVGAFDTDLTTANIITGVTNHMNIIQDAIGEKLGHFVASFSTFFAGIIIAFASCWEVAMLSFLVIPLILAIGATYTKKMNVISLSRNAIVSEVTSVVEQTLSHIKTVFSFVGENWAIKSFVRCTDNQYKLSKKEAMIKGIGLGLFQAVTFCSWALMVWIGAVAVSKRTATGGGTIAAIMSILFGAISITYAAPDLQTFNQARAAGKEVFKVIKRNPSISYGKGGTVLDKVYGEIELRGVRFAYPSRQDKPILQGFSLSIPAGKVVALIGSSGCGKSTVISLLQRFYDPTSGDILIDGHSIRKIDLKSLRRNIASVSQEPSLFSGTIKDNLRIGKMDATDDEITEAATTANVHTFISKLPNGYLTEVGERGVQLSGGQKQRVAIARAMLKDPPILLLDEATSALDSESEKLVQDALERAMHGRTVILIAHRMSTIVNADTIVVVENGRVAQNGTHQELLEKSTFYSNVCSMQNIEKEAGKRVASPSDNVIQEQTDEAYNKQHSMKQGLQNKLERSKQPKQEVRKETHPFFRIWYGLRKDDIAKILLGSSAAAISGISKPLFGYFIMTIGVAYYDPDAKRKVSKYSLIFFGAGMVTLASSILQHYIYGVIGEKAMKNLREALFSSVLRNELAWFEKPKNGVGSLTSRIVSDTSTVKTIISDRMAVIVQCISSILIATTVSMYVNWRMGLVSWAVMPCHFIGGLIQARSAKGFYGDAAIAHQELVSLASEAASNIRTVASFVYEDEIIKKAELSLQEPMRITRIESMKYGVIQGISLCLWNIAHAVALWYTTVLVQRKQATFENSIRSYQIFSLTVPSITELWTLIPMVMSAIAILNPAFDMLDRETEIVPDEPKKPSEQWLVGRTEFQDVSFNYPSRPEVTILDGFNLVIEPGQRVALVGPSGAGKSSVLALLLRFYDPHGGTVLVDNTNIRDYNLRWLRKQIGLVQQEPILFNSSIRENISYGSEESSETEIIQAAMDANIHEFISGLPKGYDTVVGDKGGQLSGGQKQRIAIARTLLKRPSILLLDEATSALDSESERVVMSSLGAKEWKNIDERSSKITSITVAHRLSTVINADMIVVMEKGKVIELGDHQTLVSADDGVYSRLFHLQSNMNN; from the exons ATGGCCACGGTCCATGATGAGAACCACCCTGTTTCATTatcttatttttttgaaagatcCTTATCATTATCGCAGCATAATGATACGGACGAAAGAAGAAGCACAGGCTCAGCGTCGCCAGAAGCTAAAGTTGACGAGAAGCCATTCTCATTCTTCGGGTTGCTTTGCTACGCCGATAATGTGGATTGGCTCCTCATGGCCCTGGGAACCCTCGGGTCTGCCATCCACGGCATGGCATTCCCGATCGGGTACCTCCTTCTCGGAAAAGCGCTCGATGCCTTCGGAACCAACATAAATGATCAGAAGGGAATGGTCCATGCATTGTATAAG GTGGTTCCCTATGTATGGTATATGGCGATAGCTACTCTTCCTGCCGGAATGGTTG AGATCTCCTGCTGGATATACTCAAGTGAGAGACAGCTAGCACGCATGCGGCTGGAATTTCTAAAATCAGTTCTCAATCAAGAGGTTGGAGCCTTCGACACCGACTTGACCACTGCAAACATCATCACAGGAGTAACCAACCACATGAATATCATACAAGATGCAATTGGTGAGAAG CTCGGTCATTTCGTCGCAAGCTTCTCCACTTTTTTTGCTGGTATCATAATTGCATTTGCCAGCTGTTGGGAAGTTGCAATGCTCTCCTTCCTGGTCATTCCTCTGATTCTCGCTATTGGAGCAACATACACGAAAAAGATGAACGTCATATCTTTGTCACGCAATGCTATTGTCTCAGAAGTAACATCTGTTGTAGAACAG ACTTTGTCACATATCAAGACTGTCTTCTCCTTTGTCGGAGAGAACTGGGCCATAAAATCCTTTGTACGGTGCACAGACAATCAATACAAACTGAGCAAGAAGGAGGCTATGATAAAGGGAATAGGGCTGGGTTTGTTCCAAGCAGTGACCTTTTGTTCATGGGCACTGATGGTTTGGATTGGGGCAGTTGCAGTAAGCAAACGGACAGCAACAGGAGGTGGAACGATAGCTGCAATCATGAGCATCCTCTTTGGCGCAAT ATCAATTACCTATGCTGCACCAGATCTTCAGACCTTTAATCAAGCAAGAGCTGCAGGGAAAGAGGTCTTCAAGGTGATCAAACGAAATCCATCCATAAGTTATGGAAAAGGCGGAACAGTACTAGACAAGGTTTATGGAGAGATCGAACTGCGTGGTGTGCGTTTCGCCTACCCCTCCCGCCAGGATAAGCCAATTCTCCAAGGATTCTCACTGTCCATCCCCGCAGGCAAAGTCGTTGCTCTGATAGGAAGCAGCGGCTGTGGGAAGAGCACGGTTATTTCACTACTTCAAAGATTCTATGATCCAACCTCGG GTGACATATTAATTGATGGTCACAGCATCAGGAAAATTGATCTGAAATCCCTACGGAGAAATATAGCTTCAGTATCTCAAGAGCCATCACTGTTTTCTGGTACTATCAAGGACAACTTGAGGATTGGTAAAATGGATGCAACTGACGACGAGATAACTGAGGCAGCAACGACAGCTAACGTTCATACATTCATATCTAAACTTCCCAATGGATATTTAACAGAG GTAGGAGAAAGAGGTGTTCAGTTGTCAGGAGGCCAAAAACAAAGAGTAGCTATTGCAAGGGCAATGCTGAAGGATCCACCGATTCTCCTTCTGGACGAAGCAACAAGTGCCCTCGATTCAGAATCAGAAAAGCTAGTCCAAGATGCACTTGAGAGAGCCATGCATGGGAGGACTGTTATCTTGATAGCACACAGGATGTCCACAATTGTAAATGCTGATACTATTGTTGTCGTGGAGAATGGAAGAGTAGCACAAAACGGAACTCATCAAGAGTTGCTCGAGAAAAGCACATTCTACTCAAACGTATGCAGCATGCAAAATATTGAGAAGGAAGCTGGAAAGAGGGTAGCAAG CCCTTCTGATAATGTAATACAAGAACAAACCGATGAAGCATACAACAAGCAGCACTCCATGAAGCAGGGACTGCAGAATAAACTAGAACGATCAAAGCAACCaaagcaagaggtcagaaaggAAACACATCCTTTCTTTAGAATTTGGTATGGTCTACGTAAAGACGACATTGCAAAGATTCTATTAGGCTcctcagcagcagccatcTCTGGAATCTCAAAGCCCTTATTCGGTTACTTCATCATGACAATTGGTGTGGCATATTATGATCCAGATGCGAAAAGAAAAGTCAGCAAATATTCTTTAATTTTCTTTGGGGCTGGGATGGTCACACTGGCCAGTAGCATCTTGCAGCACTATATTTATGGTGTCATTGGAGAAAAGGCAATGAAAAACCTAAGGGAGGCCCTCTTTTCAT CTGTTCTACGAAATGAGCTTGCTTGGTTCGAAAAACCGAAGAATGGTGTAGGATCTCTTACCTCACGCATTGTCAGTGACACCTCAACAGTCAAGACCATCATATCTGATAGGATGGCAGTTATTGTGCAATGCATCTCTTCAATCCTGATAGCAACAACAGTAAGCATGTACGTTAATTGGAGGATGGGTTTAGTATCATGGGCAGTCATGCCATGCCATTTCATCGGTGGCCTTATTCAAGCCAGGTCAGCCAAAGGATTCTATGGCGATGCTGCTATCGCTCACCAGGAACTTGTTTCCCTTGCTTCAGAGGCAGCTAGCAACATCCGAACTGTGGCATCCTTTGTTTATGAAGATGAAATAATTAAGAAAGCAGAACTGTCACTCCAAGAACCTATGAGAATTACCAGAATTGAGAGCATGAAGTACGGGGTAATCCAAGGGATCTCACTCTGCCTGTGGAACATAGCACATGCAGTGGCACTTTGGTATACCACGGTTCTGGTTCAGAGAAAGCAAGCAACATTTGAGAACAGCATACGGTCATACCAGATATTCTCACTCACAGTACCTTCCATCACAGAATTATGGACCCTAATTCCCATGGTCATGTCAGCCATTGCAATATTGAATCCTGCATTTGACATGCTTGACAGAGAAACAGAAATTGTGCCAGATGAACCAAAAAAGCCTAGTGAACAGTGGCTTGTGGGTAGAACTGAGTTTCAGGATGTGAGCTTCAATTATCCATCACGACCAGAGGTCACCATTCTGGATGGCTTCAATCTAGTCATTGAACCTGGCCAAAGAGTAGCATTGGTTGGCCCGAGTGGTGCAGGAAAATCCTCTGTTCTGGCTCTTCTATTGAGATTCTATGATCCTCATGGAGGTACGGTGCTAGTTGACAACACGAATATAAGAGACTACAATCTTAGATGGCTCAGGAAGCAGATTGGATTAGTTCAACAGGAACCGATTTTATTCAATTCATCCATCAGAGAAAACATTAGTTATGGAAGTGAAGAATCTTCAGAAACTGAAATCATCCAGGCTGCAATGGATGCAAACATTCACGAGTTCATCAGTGGCCTTCCAAAAGGGTATGACACAGTTGTTGGAGACAAAGGAGGCCAGCTTTCGGGAGGGCAAAAACAGCGGATAGCTATCGCAAGAACTCTACTGAAGAGGCCATCTATTCTGCTTCTTGACGAGGCAACTAGCGCACTCGATAGTGAGTCTGAGAGGGTGGTGATGAGCTCTTTAGGGGCCAAGGAGTGGAAGAACATAGATGAGCGGTCAAGCAAGATTACAAGTATCACAGTGGCGCATAGATTGTCCACGGTCATAAATGCTGACATGATTGTTGTCATGGAGAAAGGAAAGGTGATCGAACTTGGTGACCACCAAACGTTGGTATCTGCAGATGATGGTGTTTACTCAAGGCTGTTCCACTTGCAAAGCAACATGAACAATTGA
- the LOC100833400 gene encoding ABC transporter B family member 14 gives MPFIQENDYPVESSKLDSAEGEKNMSPPAPPTPETVVKKDEPFPFFGLFCYADALDWLFMMLGTMGSFVHGMSPSMSYYILGKCVDAFGNNIGDQDAIVHGLSKLIPYMWFLALITLPAGMIEISCWMYTSQRQMTRMQMAYLRSVLSQNVGAFDTDLTTANIMAGATNHMSVIKDAIGEKMGHFISNFSTFLVAIIVAFVCSWEVGMMSFLVVPMLLVIGATYAKMMNGMSMRRIALVSEATSVVEQNLSHIKTVFSFVGENSAMRSFTKCMDKQYKLSKKEAITKGLGLGMLQIATFCSYSLTIYIGAVAVTGRRPKKAGETIAAVINILSAAIYISNAAPDLQAFSQAKAAGKEVFKVIKRKPVISYESGGIISEQVIGEIEIREVDFTYPSREDKPILQGFSLAIQAGEIVALVGSSGCGKSTVISLVQRFYDPTSGDIIIDGQNIKELDLKFLRRNIGSVSQEPALFSGTIMDNLRIGKMDATDEEIIEAAKTANVHSFISKLPNQYSTEVGERGLQLSGGQKQRIAIARAILKDPPILLLDEATSALDSESEKLVQDALDRAMRGRTVILIAHRMSTIINADKIVVVENGGVAQSGTHEELLKKSTFYSSVCNMQNLEKKSGKSEERFTDHGEADQETGTYKEQSFAAHEQEKKPKPTSEQPKQGTRKRMSAFNRIFLGTLKLAPAKVLLGSTAAAVSGISRPLFAFYIITVGMTYLDPDAKRKVTKYSITLFLVGISTFFSNIFQHYIYGLVGERAMNNLREALFTAVLRNEMGWFEKPKNSVGFLTSRVVSDTSMIKTIISERMAIIVQCISSILIATGLSTGVNWRMGLVSWAMMPCHFIAGLVQVRSAKGFATDTSKSHRKLISLTSEAVSNIRTVASFVQEEEILRKADLALQEPMRISRIESVKYGVVQGISLCLWHMTHAIALSFTIVLLDKRLASFEDSVRSYQAFAMTISSITELWSLIPMVMSAITILDPALDILDRETQIVPDEPKVTCEDRIVGNVEFKDVIFSYPSRPEVIILDGFSLAIESGQRVALVGPSGSGKSTVLALLLRFYDPCNGQVLVDGKDIRTYNLKCLRKQIGLVQQEPILFNMSIRENISYGNEGASETEIVEAAMEANIHEFISSLSKGYDTIVGDKGSQLSGGQKQRIAVARTILKKPVILLLDEATSALDGESERVVMNTLGAKGWKNKGELSSKITSITIAHRLSTVTNTDVIVVMDKGEVVETGSHATLVSESNGIYSRMYHMQIKGAKD, from the exons ATGCCATTCATACAAGAGAATGACTACCCTGTCGAATCAAGTAAACTTGACAGTGCAGAAGGCGAGAAAAACATGTCACCGCCGGCACCACCAACGCCAGAAACAGTGGTCAAGAAGGACGAGCCGTTCCCATTCTTTGGCCTGTTTTGCTACGCTGATGCACTAGATTGGCTGTTCATGATGTTGGGGACCATGGGATCCTTTGTGCATGGCATGTCGCCTTCAATGTCATATTACATACTTGGGAAATGTGTCGACGCATTCGGCAACAACATAGGAGATCAGGATGCCATAGTCCACGGACTTTCAAAG TTGATTCCATATATGTGGTTCTTGGCACTTATTACACTCCCCGCTGGAATGATTG AAATTTCATGTTGGATGTATACAAGTCAGAGACAAATGACACGCATGCAGATGGCATATCTGAGATCAGTGCTCAGTCAAAATGTCGGGGCTTTTGACACTGACTTAACAACCGCGAACATCATGGCTGGAGCAACCAACCACATGAGTGTCATAAAAGATGCAATTGGCGAGAAG ATGGGTCACTTCATCTCCAATTTCTCCACATTCTTAGTCGCTATAATTGTTGCTTTCGTGTGCTCCTGGGAGGTGGGTATGATGTCATTCTTAGTTGTTCCGATGCTCCTCGTGATTGGAGCAACATATGCCAAAATGATGAATGGCATGTCAATGAGAAGGATAGCTTTGGTCTCTGAAGCAACCTCAGTTGTAGAACAG AATCTTTCACATATCAAGACTGTCTTCTCATTTGTTGGAGAAAACTCGGCAATGAGATCATTCACCAAATGCATGGACAAGCAATACAAGCTAAGCAAGAAAGAGGCAATCACAAAAGGACTAGGTTTGGGCATGTTACAGATTGCAACTTTCTGTTCGTACTCGTTGACAATCTATATTGGAGCAGTGGCAGTAACTGGAAGAAGACCTAAAAAAGCGGGTGAAACAATTGCCGCCGTCATTAATATCCTCTCCGCTGCGAT ATATATCTCGAACGCAGCGCCAGATCTTCAGGCCTTCAGCCAAGCAAAAGCTGCTGGTAAAGAAGTATTTAAGGTTATCAAAAGAAAACCGGTGATAAGTTATGAATCAGGTGGAATAATCTCAGAGCAAGTCATTGGAGAGATTGAAATAAGAGAGGTGGATTTCACATATCCATCGCGTGAAGACAAGCCAATTCTTCAAGGTTTCTCTTTAGCTATACAGGCAGGAGAAATCGTGGCTCTTGTGGGGAGCAGTGGATGCGGGAAGAGCACTGTGATCTCTCTTGTTCAAAGGTTCTACGATCCTACATCAG GTGACATCATTATTGACGGCCAAAACATTAAGGAGCTTGATCTGAAGTTCCTGAGGAGGAATATAGGTTCAGTCTCCCAAGAACCGGCACTATTTTCTGGTACTATCATGGATAACTTGAGAATTGGCAAAATGGATGCAACTGATGAAGAGATAATTGAAGCAGCAAAAACAGCTAATGTTCACTCTTTCATATCCAAACTTCCAAATCAATACTCAACTGAG GTAGGAGAAAGAGGACTGCAGCTATCAGGAGGTCAGAAACAGAGGATAGCGATTGCAAGGGCTATACTAAAAGATCCTcctattcttcttcttgatgaagCCACAAGTGCACTTGATTCAGAATCTGAGAAGTTAGTTCAGGATGCTCTTGACAGAGCTATGCGAGGAAGGACTGTTATCTTGATTGCCCACAGAATGTCAACAATCATAAATGCAGACAAGATTGTAGTTGTGGAGAATGGAGGAGTAGCTCAATCTGGGACGCATGAAGAATTGCTCAAGAAAAGTACATTCTACTCGAGTGTATGCAATATGCAAAATCTAGAAAAGAAATCTGGCAAGAGTGAAGAAAG ATTTACTGATCATGGCGAAGCAGATCAAGAAACTGGAACATACAAAGAACAATCTTTTGCTGCACATGAACAAGagaagaaaccaaaaccgaccTCAGAGCAACCAAAGCAAGGGACCAGAAAGAGAATGTCTGCTTTCAACAGGATATTTCTTGGAACTTTGAAACTGGCGCCAGCAAAGGTTCTGCTGGGctccacagcagcagcagtctcTGGGATCTCGAGGCCTTTATTTGCTTTCTACATCATAACAGTTGGCATGACATACCTCGATCCAGATGCAAAGAGAAAAGTCACGAAGTACTCGATAACATTGTTCCTGGTCGGGATATCAACATTTTTCAGTAACATCTTCCAGCACTATATATATGGCCTGGTCGGAGAAAGGGCAATGAATAACCTACGGGAGGCCCTCTTTACAG CTGTACTTCGAAATGAAATGGGTTGGTTCGAAAAACCCAAGAACAGTGTCGGCTTCCTGACCTCACGTGTTGTTAGCGACACCTCCATGATTAAAACAATTATATCTGAACGAATGGCTATCATTGTTCAATGCATCTCCTCAATTCTGATAGCAACAGGGTTAAGCACAGGAGTGAACTGGAGGATGGGTCTAGTTTCATGGGCTATGATGCCTTGTCACTTCATTGCTGGCCTGGTACAGGTCAGGTCAGCTAAAGGTTTTGCCACTGACACCTCTAAGTCTCACCGGAAGCTCATCTCACTAACTTCTGAGGCTGTTAGCAACATTCGCACGGTGGCTTCTTTTGTTCAGGAAGAGGAAATACTCAGGAAAGCAGATTTGGCACTGCAAGAACCAATGCGGATAAGCAGGATCGAGAGTGTCAAGTATGGCGTGGTACAGGGGATTTCCCTCTGTTTGTGGCATATGACACATGCTATTGCATTGAGTTTTACCATTGTGCTACTTGACAAGAGACTAGCATCATTTGAAGACAGTGTACGATCATACCAAGCATTTGCAATGACAATATCTTCCATCACAGAGCTATGGTCCTTGATCCCTATGGTCATGTCAGCCATTACAATATTGGATCCTGCACTCGACATTCTTGATAGAGAAACGCAGATTGTGCCAGATGAACCAAAAGTGACTTGTGAAGACAGAATTGTAGGTAACGTTGAGTTCAAAGATGTCATTTTCAGCTATCCCTCAAGACCAGAAGTGATCATACTAGATGGCTTCAGTCTAGCTATTGAGTCAGGTCAAAGGGTTGCATTGGTCGGGCCAAGTGGTTCAGGAAAATCCACAGTGTTGGCTCTTCTGCTAAGATTCTACGATCCTTGCAACGGACAAGTGCTTGTGGACGGTAAGGACATCAGAACCTACAATCTGAAGTGCCTGAGGAAGCAGATAGGACTAGTTCAGCAAGAGCCAATCTTGTTCAACATGTCTATAAGAGAAAACATCAGCTACGGAAATGAAGGTGCATCCGAAACAGAAATAGTGGAGGCTGCAATGGAGGCAAACATCCATGAGTTCATCAGCAGCCTATCAAAAGGGTATGACACCATAGTAGGGGACAAAGGAAGCCAACTTTCCGGAGGCCAAAAGCAGAGGATAGCTGTGGCAAGAACCATACTGAAGAAGCCTGTCATACTGTTGCTAGATGAGGCGACAAGCGCTCTGGATGGTGAATCCGAGAGGGTGGTGATGAACACCCTGGGTGCCAAGGGGTGGAAAAACAAAGGTGAGCTCTCAAGCAAGATCACAAGCATCACTATTGCCCACAGGCTATCCACAGTCACAAACACAGATGTGATCGTCGTGATGGACAAAGGTGAGGTGGTAGAGACGGGCAGCCACGCAACATTGGTCTCAGAAAGCAATGGCATTTACTCAAGAATGTATCATATGCAAATCAAAGGGGCGAAAGACTGA